Below is a window of Nocardia asteroides DNA.
TGGCCGCCCGAGCCGGAGGGGCCGAGGGCGTCGCTGCCGGTGTCGGCGTGCGCGGCGGGGCCGCCGACGATCATGGCCGCGGCGACGAGGAGCAGGCCGACGGCCGGTTTACGTGTGTTCATGGCCCCAGATCCTGGCACCGGCGCGGCGCGCGCGGGGGACCCCAATTCTCGGGGCCGAGACGGGATCGGAGGTTCGCGCGGCACGCGCGCGGCCCGATAAGCTCTCGCCCATGACCGACAACGCGCTGCTCGAGGGCCCCATCCACGCTGTCCACGTCGAACTCGGTGCCACCTTCGCGCCGTTCGGTGGCTGGGAGATGCCCGTGCAGTACGCCGGCACCGTCGGCGAGCACACCGCGGTGCGGACCACCGTCGGGCTCTTCGACGTGAGTCATCTCGGCAAGGCGACCGTCGCCGGTCCCGGCGCGGCGGCGTTCGTGAACTCCGCGCTCACCAACGACCTGGCGCGGATCCGTCCCGGCAAGGCCCAGTACACGCTGTGCTGCGCGCCCGACGGCGGCGTCATCGACGACCTGATCGCCTACTACGTCACCGACGACGAGATCTTCCTCGTCCCCAACGCCGCCAACACCGCGGCCGTCGTGGCCGAGCTGAGCAAGGTCGCGCCCGCCGGCATCACCGTCACCGACCAGCATCGCGACTACGCGGTGTTCGCCGTGCAGGGCCCGAAGTCGACCGAGGTGCTGTCCGCGCTCGGCCTGCCCACCGACATGGAGTACATGGCCTACGCCGACGCCGACTGGAACGGTCACCCGGTGCGGGTCTGCCGCACCGGCTACACCGGCGAGCACGGCTACGAGCTGCTGCCGCGCTGGGCCGACGCCGAACCGGTGTTCCGCGCGCTGGCCGAGCAGGTGCGCGCGCTGGGCGGCCAGCCGGCCGGCCTGGGCGCCCGCGACACCCTGCGCACCGAGATGGGCTACCCGTTGCACGGGCACGAACTGTCCCTCGACATCACCCCCAACCAGGCCCGCACCGGCTGGGCGGTCGGCTGGAAGAAGCCCGAGTTCTGGGGCAAGGCGGCACTGGAGCAGGAGAAGGCCGACGGTCCGCGCCGCACCCTGATGGGCCTGCGGGCCCTCGATCGCGGCGTGCTGCGCCAGGGCCAGACCGTGCTGCGCGACGGCGAGCCGGTGGGCGAGACCACCTCGGGCACGTTCTCGCCCTCGCTCAAGGCCGGCATCGCGCTGGCGCTGCTCGACACCACCGCGAAGCTGGAACCCGGCGACGAGGTGGAGGTCGACGTGCGCGGGCGCAGGCTGCGCTGCGCGGTGGTCAAGCCGCCGTTCGTCGACACCAAAACGAAGTAGTCCCGCGCAAATGGATAGGATCGCATCATGACAGTCGCTGCACAGTTCACTCGTATTCCGCATCCGGCGCCCCGGTCGGCGCAGCAGCGGGAAGAGGTACTGGCGGCCCCCGGTTTCGGGCGGTTCTTCACCGACCACATGGTGTCGATCGACTACGCCGACGGCGTGTGGGGCAACGCGCGCGTCGAGCCCTACGGTCCGCTCTCGATGGACCCGGCCACCATGGTGTTCCACTACGGCCAGGCGATCTTCGAGGGACTCAAGGCCTACCGGCAGCCCGACGGCAGCATCGCCACCTTCCGCATCGACGCCAACGCCGCGCGGTTCCGCCGGTCGGCGGCCCGGATGGCGATGGCCGAGCTGCCCGAGGAGCTGTTCGTCGAGTCCGTGCGTCAGCTGCTCGAGGTGGACGCCGACTGGGTGCCCGCGGCGGGCGGCGAGGAGTCGCTGTACCTGCGGCCGTTCATGTTCTCCACCGAGGCGGGCCTGGGCGTGAAGCCCGCGGCGGCCTACAAGTACCTGCTGCTGGCCTCGCCCGCCGGCGCGTACTTCCCGCGTGGCGTGAAGCCGGTGCGGGTGTGGCTGTCCACCGAGTACGTGCGCGCCGCGCCCGGCGGCACCGGTGAGGCCAAGGTGGCGGGCAACTACGCGGCGTCGTTGCTGGCCCAGGCC
It encodes the following:
- the gcvT gene encoding glycine cleavage system aminomethyltransferase GcvT, with the protein product MTDNALLEGPIHAVHVELGATFAPFGGWEMPVQYAGTVGEHTAVRTTVGLFDVSHLGKATVAGPGAAAFVNSALTNDLARIRPGKAQYTLCCAPDGGVIDDLIAYYVTDDEIFLVPNAANTAAVVAELSKVAPAGITVTDQHRDYAVFAVQGPKSTEVLSALGLPTDMEYMAYADADWNGHPVRVCRTGYTGEHGYELLPRWADAEPVFRALAEQVRALGGQPAGLGARDTLRTEMGYPLHGHELSLDITPNQARTGWAVGWKKPEFWGKAALEQEKADGPRRTLMGLRALDRGVLRQGQTVLRDGEPVGETTSGTFSPSLKAGIALALLDTTAKLEPGDEVEVDVRGRRLRCAVVKPPFVDTKTK
- a CDS encoding branched-chain amino acid aminotransferase; its protein translation is MTVAAQFTRIPHPAPRSAQQREEVLAAPGFGRFFTDHMVSIDYADGVWGNARVEPYGPLSMDPATMVFHYGQAIFEGLKAYRQPDGSIATFRIDANAARFRRSAARMAMAELPEELFVESVRQLLEVDADWVPAAGGEESLYLRPFMFSTEAGLGVKPAAAYKYLLLASPAGAYFPRGVKPVRVWLSTEYVRAAPGGTGEAKVAGNYAASLLAQAQATEKGCDQVVWLDACERRYVEEMGTNNLFFVYGTGSEARLVTPELSGSLLPGITRDSLLTLAADSGYPVEERKVSVEEWRKGAESGEISEVFACGTAAVITPVGWVRSTEGEFSIGGGEPGEVTMALRDTLTGIQRGTFADTHGWMREA